In Thermococcus profundus, the genomic stretch TGTAGCGCCTGTCCGAGGTACCTCCTCCCGTGCTTTCCAAGGATGAGCTTTGCAACTTCGTGGGGATCGATGCCGTGCTTTCCAAGAATCTCAGGGATCCTTCCTCCCCCGTTGCCGTCGGTGAGGTCTATCTCCCCCAGGATTATCTTCTGGCCGAGCCTCATGTGATCGTATTCCTTCGTGTAGTGCTTGTATATCATCTCAAACGTGTGGCTGAAGGGGCCGTGGCCGATGTCGTGGAGCAGGGCCGCTATCTCAAGGACTTCCGCCTCCTCTTTCTCCAGCCCGAGCTCATCAGAGAGCCTTCTCGCAACGTTCCACGTTCCGAGCGAGTGCTCAAAGCGGCTGTGGTTTGCTCCAGGATAGACGAGAAAGGCAAGGCCCAGCTGTCTTATGTGCCTGAGCCTCTGGAACTCGGGCGTTTTAACGAGATCGAGAACGACGCCGTCGATCTTCATGCTGCCGTGAATGCCGTCGTGGATAACCTTTCCACCCATAATCACCACCGAAAAACGTTCGTCAAGTAATTTAAAAGGGTTTTCCACAGATCGCCAAAAATTGAAGGAGAAAATAGGAGGATTACCTATACTCGCGCTCAAGGTTCATCTGCTTAAGCCTGGCCGTTAATCCCTTAGCTGAAACGGAGTCCTCCTTAAGGATCCCGCCGCTCCTCGTATCGATCCTCGCGTAGTAGAGCCTGTCCTTGCCGGAGACCTTTATGTGGACGTAGCCCTTGTCCTTGTAGTGGGTCAGCCGCTCGGTCCTCGGGTTCTCCTCGCCGTATTTCTCACGCACATGCCTGTGGTAGAACTCCTCCAGCGCCCTCTCGGTGAAGTAAGCTTCCTTCTCAACGATTTCTCCCGTTGCCCTGTGGAGAACCAGCTTTCCCACCTTTGAAACGCCCGTGAACGTGACTACCCAGTCCTTGGCCAGCTCGATGGAGTCCACCTTCGCCTCGGGATCCACTTCCCTCGCCTTCTCCTCCGCGATCTTCTCGGCCAGCTTCCGCCTTAGGATTCTGTCAATCTCCTCCATCATCTTGCCGTCCTTGCTCAGGCGGACCTTTATCTCGTGAGTCTCGTTGGCGGCGTCGACCAGGTACTCGTCTCCTTCATCGGACACCGATGCTATCTCATAGCCGGGATACTTCTCCAGAACGAGTTCTCCTGCCCTCTTCTCAGAGATCTCAACGTAGTAGTCTAGAACGTCTCCTGTAGAGCCGTCTATCCTCACCCGGGCCATTCCGTCCTCCCCTGAAAGCTCAAGTTCGAGGTACTTGTGTTCAACCACCCGGTAGGAGGAGAGCGAAAGCCCATTGACGGGAAAGTTCTCCTCGATTATGGATTTCCCCTTTTCGACGGCCCCTTTGAGGGAGGGAAACCTGGCGACCTCTCTGGTTTCTCCGTTGCTCAGATCAATGGCTACAGAGACCACTGTGTCCCCGGTCAGAAGATCGGCGACGGCGCTCTTCTTGTTGAACTCAACACCCAATATTTCACTTCCGGGATAGGACTCAGCCAGGAGCTTCTTAACTGCCTCCTCGCTCATCCTCGTGTCTAGACGGAGGAGCTTCCCGGTGTAGGGATTGAACGCGGCCTCAAAGGAGAACCTCTCGGTGGTTCCGGAGACGAGCACTTTTTTCTTCTTCTTTGTTATCTTGACCCCCTTTCCCTTGATCCCCTCCCCCGTTGCCTTCATAACTGCCTCTCTGGCCTTCTCCACGAAGTACTTCTCGGGGAGGGGTTCTATTGATGCCTCAACTTTGCCTTTTGGAAGCTTCACTAGGGCCGTTCCCCTGTTGGCGCCGATTTTGAACTCAAGCTCTGCCTCTTTCGGCACGTAGACCTTTCTTCTATCTGAAATCTGAACCTTGTTCTCGGACGTTCCCAGTTCCTTCGCCGCGGTCTCCTTAAGAACGAGGACGGCTTCCCCAGGGGTCAGCGGAACCTCCAGCTCCCTTTCCGTAGCCCTGATGACCGCCGGAGAATCCAGTCTGGCCTTTCTGATTGGGTTGCTCAGCTCGGCATCCTCATCCGCACGCAGAACGATCTTGTCCCTGGAGAAAACGACAGCACGTCCCTTGTTTTCATCGTCCACTGCCCAAGAGATTATGTACGCACTCTGGAGCTTCACTCTCAGGCCGGAAAGCTCCACCTCATCGGGTTCGATGGGGTAATTCGAGGACAGGTACCTGGCGACACCCTTCAGGATTTCCTCGGGGGAGAACTCGTACAGAAGGGGGGCATCGAGGTTGAACTCCCTCAGGGTCTCCTCTTGGTGGTTTACCTCTTCCCTCTCCTCGAGGATTCTTTCAATGTCCTCTGGAACCGGAACGGAGTAGTTGTTTAGGAGTGAAGCCAGCTTGTCCCCGTCCCAGGGGACGATCCTCCCCCGGTACTCGCGGGAAAGAAGGAGCTTCGCGTCCTTTGTAAAGCCAGCGGGGGACACAAAAACCCCCTTATCGGCCCGGTGCTCGTCCAGAAGTTCCCCGAACTGGTTCACCCTACGCGAATCGGCAAGGCCCTTCTCGTGGAGGGCAATAATGACCTTCTCAGTCCCGGCTATCGGATCCTTTCTGAGGGCGATTATGTCGAGGCCCCACTCCCCCCGCCGGGGAACCTTTTCGTACTCCATGAAGCCCATCCTTTTGAGTAGCTCGATCAAAACATCGATGAGACTGTCCCTAGGTGAGAGCATCACGATCTCCGACGTCCATGCCACCGTCATCACCACACTGTAATCCCTTGGGCGGCATCCTATAAATCTCTTTCTTCGCGGTTATCACCCCGGGTGTTCAGAATGATTTTTAACACTTTGAAAGCAACATCCACCGGTGAAAGGGGGATGGAAAAAGCGTTCAAGCTCACGGACTTCGACTTCCACGATAAAACCGTCTTTCTGAGGGCGGATCTCAACTCTCCTGTCAAGGACGGGAGGATAATAAGCGACGCCAGGTTCAGGGCGGTTCTCCCCACGATAAAGACCCTTCTCGAAAGCGGGGCAAAGGTGGTTATAGCCACCCATCAGAGCAAGCCCTACAAAAGCGACTACATAACGACCGAGGAGCACGCAGAGATACTCTCCAGGCTCCTGGGGATCACCGTTGAGTACGTCGAGGACATCTTCGGAAGATATGCTAGGGAGAGAATAAAAGCCCTCAAGCCGGGAGAGGCCGTAATCCTAGAAAACCTGCGCTTCTCCGCCGAGGAAACCCTCTACAAGCCCATTGAGGAATGCGAAAAGACTCACTTCGTCAGAAAGCTGGCCCCGCTCATAGACTACGTCGTCAACGACGCCTTCGCGGCCGCCCACCGGAGCCAGCCTTCCCTCGTCGGCTTTGCCCGGCTGAAGCCGATGATAATGGGAAAGCTCATGGAAGCTGAGGTAGAAGCCCTCGGGAGGGCCTACGAAACGGGGGAGAAGCCCAGGGTCTACGTTCTTGGAGGGGCAAAGGTCGACGACTCCCTCAGGGTAGCGGAGAACGTCCTCAGGATGGGAAGGGCCGATGTAATACTCACCGGCGGCCTCGTCGCCCAGGTTTTCACCCTCGCCAAGGGCTTCAACATTGGGGATGCGAACCTCTCGTTCCTCGAAAGAAAGGGCCTCTTGGAACTCGTTGACTGGGCGGAAAGGATCCTCGACGAATTCTATCCCTACGTTAGAACCCCCGTCGACTTCGCGATCGATTACAGGGGGGAGAGGCGTGAGATAGATCTTCTAAGCGATGAAAAGCGGCTCTTCGATGAGTACCCGATACTGGACATCGGCGGGAGGACGATAGAGAAGTACAGAAAGATCCTCCTCGATGCCAGAACGATAGTCGCCAACGGTCCGATGGGCGTCTTCGAGAGGGAAGAGTTCGCCAGGGGCACCGTTGGAGTTTTCAGAGCCGTTGGGGAAAGCGAAGCCTTCAGCGTCGTCGGGGGCGGCCACTCGATAGCCAGCATCTACCAGTACGGCATAGAGGGCATAAGCCACGTATCCACCGGAGGGGGAGCCATGCTGAGCTTCTTCGCCGGGGAAAGGCTTCCAGTCCTGGAGGCGCTCAGTGTGAGCTACCAAAGGTTCAGGAGCGCTCTGGGGGGATAAAGGGGGCACCAGGTTTATCCCCCTTCCACCGTCTTCTTGATTGAGTCTAAAATCCCGCGCATGGCCTTTCCTGCGGGCAGGGGGATAAAAAGATCCGCTATCGGTGTTATCCCGCTCC encodes the following:
- a CDS encoding restriction endonuclease, whose protein sequence is MAWTSEIVMLSPRDSLIDVLIELLKRMGFMEYEKVPRRGEWGLDIIALRKDPIAGTEKVIIALHEKGLADSRRVNQFGELLDEHRADKGVFVSPAGFTKDAKLLLSREYRGRIVPWDGDKLASLLNNYSVPVPEDIERILEEREEVNHQEETLREFNLDAPLLYEFSPEEILKGVARYLSSNYPIEPDEVELSGLRVKLQSAYIISWAVDDENKGRAVVFSRDKIVLRADEDAELSNPIRKARLDSPAVIRATERELEVPLTPGEAVLVLKETAAKELGTSENKVQISDRRKVYVPKEAELEFKIGANRGTALVKLPKGKVEASIEPLPEKYFVEKAREAVMKATGEGIKGKGVKITKKKKKVLVSGTTERFSFEAAFNPYTGKLLRLDTRMSEEAVKKLLAESYPGSEILGVEFNKKSAVADLLTGDTVVSVAIDLSNGETREVARFPSLKGAVEKGKSIIEENFPVNGLSLSSYRVVEHKYLELELSGEDGMARVRIDGSTGDVLDYYVEISEKRAGELVLEKYPGYEIASVSDEGDEYLVDAANETHEIKVRLSKDGKMMEEIDRILRRKLAEKIAEEKAREVDPEAKVDSIELAKDWVVTFTGVSKVGKLVLHRATGEIVEKEAYFTERALEEFYHRHVREKYGEENPRTERLTHYKDKGYVHIKVSGKDRLYYARIDTRSGGILKEDSVSAKGLTARLKQMNLEREYR
- a CDS encoding phosphoglycerate kinase translates to MEKAFKLTDFDFHDKTVFLRADLNSPVKDGRIISDARFRAVLPTIKTLLESGAKVVIATHQSKPYKSDYITTEEHAEILSRLLGITVEYVEDIFGRYARERIKALKPGEAVILENLRFSAEETLYKPIEECEKTHFVRKLAPLIDYVVNDAFAAAHRSQPSLVGFARLKPMIMGKLMEAEVEALGRAYETGEKPRVYVLGGAKVDDSLRVAENVLRMGRADVILTGGLVAQVFTLAKGFNIGDANLSFLERKGLLELVDWAERILDEFYPYVRTPVDFAIDYRGERREIDLLSDEKRLFDEYPILDIGGRTIEKYRKILLDARTIVANGPMGVFEREEFARGTVGVFRAVGESEAFSVVGGGHSIASIYQYGIEGISHVSTGGGAMLSFFAGERLPVLEALSVSYQRFRSALGG